One bacterium genomic window carries:
- a CDS encoding PEP/pyruvate-binding domain-containing protein, translating into MYIKWDNEMVTSEEVGNKAANLFELKRISISVPLGFVVTKKAFVDFVATHQLYDLGQNIGNLLVGLEMPDKMANEISHACQLLSSRVKKESRFAVRSSSSREDLPHTSFAGMYETFLNVKETDVLKSIKGCWQSTFNPHLLSYLQVLGKGYQDIQEIAMGVIVQEMINSTFAGVLMTIDPISGDPSKMVIEYAKEDSVTSGEGTPNRLMIDKITNQIDKINGEILEERYRYQLANLAKRIEQHFGSYQDIEWAIDKENGELIILQARPESVWNRRN; encoded by the coding sequence ATGTACATTAAATGGGATAACGAAATGGTTACATCTGAGGAGGTGGGCAATAAAGCCGCTAATTTATTTGAATTGAAAAGGATAAGTATATCTGTCCCACTGGGTTTTGTGGTTACCAAAAAGGCATTTGTGGACTTTGTGGCTACACATCAGCTCTATGACTTAGGGCAAAATATTGGTAATCTTTTGGTAGGACTTGAGATGCCAGATAAAATGGCTAATGAAATAAGCCATGCCTGCCAACTCCTTTCATCAAGGGTTAAAAAAGAAAGCCGGTTTGCGGTCAGGTCTTCCTCAAGTAGGGAGGATTTACCACATACAAGCTTTGCCGGAATGTATGAGACATTCCTTAATGTAAAAGAGACAGATGTTTTAAAAAGCATTAAGGGATGCTGGCAGAGCACCTTTAATCCCCATTTGTTAAGCTATTTACAGGTATTGGGAAAAGGATACCAGGATATACAGGAGATAGCCATGGGGGTAATTGTTCAGGAGATGATAAACTCAACATTTGCGGGCGTTCTGATGACCATAGACCCAATCAGCGGCGACCCCTCGAAGATGGTTATTGAATATGCAAAGGAAGATTCTGTTACATCAGGCGAGGGAACACCAAATCGTCTGATGATTGACAAAATTACCAACCAGATAGATAAAATAAATGGAGAGATTTTAGAAGAAAGATATAGATATCAACTTGCTAATCTGGCTAAAAGGATAGAGCAACACTTTGGCTCTTATCAGGATATAGAATGGGCAATTGATAAGGAAAATGGAGAGCTCATCATCTTACAGGCAAGACCAGAAAGTGTATGGAATAGAAGAAATTAG